The Azospirillum baldaniorum genome contains a region encoding:
- a CDS encoding 4a-hydroxytetrahydrobiopterin dehydratase: protein MATHQELAGKTCEPCRGGIPPMDRAMAENYLVQVPGWSIRPDPDRLERDYRFSNFREAQHFAMRVGDLCEAEGHHAEILYGWGHCTVTFWTHKIRGLHENDFIMAAKVEGLMDEPYAPVSESMGDVSPTARRG, encoded by the coding sequence ATGGCGACACACCAAGAGCTGGCTGGAAAGACCTGTGAACCCTGCCGCGGTGGCATCCCGCCGATGGACCGCGCCATGGCCGAGAACTATCTGGTGCAGGTCCCCGGCTGGTCGATCAGGCCGGACCCCGACCGGCTGGAGCGCGATTACCGATTCTCCAACTTCCGCGAGGCGCAGCATTTCGCCATGCGCGTCGGCGATCTGTGCGAGGCGGAAGGCCACCACGCCGAGATCCTCTACGGCTGGGGCCATTGCACCGTCACCTTCTGGACGCACAAGATCAGGGGCCTGCACGAGAACGACTTCATCATGGCCGCCAAGGTCGAGGGGCTGATGGACGAGCCCTACGCCCCGGTGTCGGAGTCCATGGGCGACGTCTCCCCCACCGCGCGCCGCGGCTGA
- a CDS encoding uracil-DNA glycosylase has translation MTDLPFADYQQPTKTAAGPRLAIVGEAPGAEEARRGAPFVGRSGQLLDETLKAAGVERAECLVANVFRYQPPGNKVGHFFASRTRARKEGRALDERWGPFGTSDWVLAEFSGEIEHLQRTLEGFAPRVIVALGRTPLWALTGLNGIMQLRGTVQPCRLVPGAEVVATFHPSYILRGQLAEQPTFLADLKLAVSRLTA, from the coding sequence ATGACGGACCTGCCCTTCGCCGATTACCAGCAGCCCACGAAGACCGCCGCCGGGCCGCGCCTCGCCATCGTCGGAGAGGCGCCGGGGGCGGAGGAGGCCCGGCGGGGCGCTCCCTTCGTCGGGCGCAGCGGGCAGCTCCTCGACGAGACGCTGAAGGCGGCGGGGGTGGAGCGGGCGGAATGCCTCGTCGCCAACGTCTTCCGTTACCAGCCGCCGGGCAACAAGGTCGGGCATTTCTTCGCCTCGCGCACCCGCGCCAGGAAGGAAGGGCGGGCGCTCGACGAGCGCTGGGGGCCGTTCGGCACCTCCGACTGGGTGCTGGCGGAGTTTTCCGGCGAGATCGAGCATCTGCAGCGGACTCTGGAGGGCTTCGCCCCCCGCGTCATCGTCGCGCTGGGCCGCACGCCGCTGTGGGCGTTGACCGGGCTGAACGGGATCATGCAGTTGCGCGGCACGGTCCAGCCCTGCCGCCTCGTGCCGGGGGCCGAGGTGGTGGCGACCTTCCACCCCAGCTACATCCTGCGCGGCCAACTCGCCGAACAGCCGACCTTCCTGGCCGACCTGAAACTGGCCGTCTCGCGGTTGACGGCGTAA